The following proteins are encoded in a genomic region of Coffea eugenioides isolate CCC68of chromosome 6, Ceug_1.0, whole genome shotgun sequence:
- the LOC113774458 gene encoding cytochrome P450 71A1-like → MSSIRVVFGIAAGLNLEIEQLDVKTAFLHGDLEEEIYMEQPEGLKGSGKENLVCRLKKSLYELKQAPRQLDITHAFGVVSRYLSNSDGYTDANIAGDLDNRKFISGYLMIFVRGAVSWQSKKQVWWNFPNELDGEIVGEICPGLILILCACIGTPFPTYLWQLSKVYGPLMSLKLGSFPLLVVSSARMAEEVVKNHDSTFSSRPLLLGSRMLSYNGLDIAFSPYSEQWRELRKISVLHLYSNRRVQSFRGTREDEVSRMIRTISKEASSSQVTNLSKTLLSLTSTLICRIAFRKRYDEEDQQRRRFHDLLQEMQAAFVGFFFSDYIPSIGWLDSLNGMRSRLERTCSKLDSFLQELINEHLNPNRPESMNGDIIDIMLQLRQEQSTSFDLTLDHINAMLMDVFSAGSDTIAATIMWAMAALMKSPEAILKKAQAEIRGAVGNKDIVNEDDIQKLPYLKAIVKETFRLYPPAPLSVPRQTLANCIINGHEIQSNSIVYTNVWANGRDPKDWENPNEFLPERFLNISVDMKGKDFQLIPFGAGRRGCPGYSLGLAMVEVGLANLLYSFDWELPSGIKKKDIDTEVLPGLTMLKKNDLLLVTKNVYAQQVSSSGI, encoded by the exons atgtcatcaattcGAGTTGTTTTTGGTATTGCAGCCGGTTTGAATTTGGAGATTGAACAACTTGATGTAAAGACAGCCTTCTTGCATGGCGACTTGGAAGAGGAGATCTACATGGAGCAACCAGAGGGCTTAAAAGGAAGTGGCAAGGAAAATCTTGTATGCCGTCTCAAGAAGAGTTTGTATGAGTTGAAACAGGCACCAAGACA ACTAGATATTACTCATGCTTTTGGAGTAGTCAGTCGGTATCTCTCTAATTCTG ATGGGTACACCGATGCAAATATTGCAGGTGATCTTGACAATAGAAAATTCATCTCTGGgtacttgatgatttttgtaAGGGGAGCAGTATCATGGCAAA GCAAGAAGCAGGTTTGGTGGAACTTTCCAAATGAGCTGGACGGGGAGATTGTTGG AGAAATTTGTCCTGGGCTAATTCTGATATTGTGTGCCTGTATCGGTACCCCTTTCCCAACATACCTTTGGCAACTTTCCAAAGTATATGGTCCTCTTATGTCTCTTAAGCTTGGATCCTTTCCACTGCTTGTGGTTTCATCCGCAAGAATGGCTGAAGAAGTTGTGAAAAACCATGACTCGACATTTTCTAGTCGCCCACTGCTCCTAGGTTCCCGAATGCTTTCTTACAACGGCTTGGATATCGCCTTCTCTCCATACAGCGAGCAATGGAGAGAGCTGAGAAAGATTTCTGTTCTTCATCTCTACAGCAACAGAAGGGTGCAGTCATTTCGTGGTACTCGTGAAGATGAAGTCTCTCGGATGATCAGAACTATATCCAAGGAAGCGTCTTCATCTCAAGTGACGAATTTGAGTAAGACTTTACTGTCACTTACAAGTACGCTTATCTGTAGAATTGCTTTCAGAAAGAGGTATGATGAGGAAGATCAACAAAGAAGACGATTCCATGATCTCCTCCAAGAAATGCAGGCCGCATTCGTGGGTTTCTTTTTCTCAGACTATATTCCTTCAATTGGTTGGCTTGATAGCCTCAATGGGATGCGTTCTCGACTTGAGAGGACTTGCAGTAAGTTAGATTCATTTCTTCAAGAACTCATCAATGAACACTTAAATCCAAATAGGCCAGAGTCCATGAACGGTGATATCATTGACATCATGCTTCAATTACGGCAAGAACAATCAACTTCCTTTGATCTAACGCTAGATCACATCAACGCAATGCTCATG GATGTATTTAGTGCAGGGTCGGATACTATTGCAGCTACAATAATGTGGGCAATGGCAGCACTGATGAAGAGCCCTGAagcaatattgaagaaggcacAAGCAGAGATTAGAGGTGCAGTTGGAAATAAAGATATAGTAAACGAAGATGATATTCAAAAGCTCCCTTATCTCAAGGCAATTGTCAAGGAGACCTTCAGATTGTATCCTCCAGCTCCACTTTCAGTTCCAAGACAGACACTAGCAAATTGCATTATAAATGGTCATGAAATCCAGTCCAATTCTATAGTTTACACAAATGTCTGGGCGAATGGAAGAGATCCCAAGGATTGGGAAAATCCAAATGAGTTTTTGCCTGAGAGATTCTTAAATATTAGTGTAGATATGAAAGGGAAAGACTTTCAACTGATACCATTTGGGGCTGGCCGAAGGGGCTGCCCTGGATATTCTCTGGGACTAGCAATGGTGGAAGTTGGACTTGCCAATCTTCTGTACTCTTTTGACTGGGAATTGCCTTCTGGGATCAAGAAAAAAGACATTGATACTGAAGTTTTACCGGGTCTTACAATGCTTAAGAAAAATGATCTGCTACTTGTCACAAAAAATGTGTATGCGCAGCAAGTGTCAAGTTCTGGCATCTAA